A DNA window from Fodinibius sp. Rm-B-1B1-1 contains the following coding sequences:
- a CDS encoding DUF456 domain-containing protein, with protein METILIIISALLIIAGFIGSFLPVLPGTPVTYGGLLILQVAAQPFPTTFMIVWALIVVSIMILDNVIPAYGTKKFGGSAYGVWGSILGLVIGIFFFPPLGMIVGPLAGAFVGELIGGKTSDRAFRSALGSFAGLFVNMVMKVIASGVMGYYFVVNVF; from the coding sequence ATGGAAACCATACTCATTATTATTTCAGCACTCTTGATCATTGCTGGATTTATAGGCTCATTTTTACCTGTTTTACCAGGCACCCCTGTTACTTACGGCGGATTATTGATTTTGCAGGTTGCTGCCCAACCTTTTCCGACAACATTTATGATTGTGTGGGCACTTATTGTAGTCTCAATTATGATTTTGGATAATGTAATCCCCGCTTACGGCACCAAAAAATTTGGTGGATCGGCCTACGGCGTTTGGGGCAGTATCTTGGGGTTGGTTATTGGGATCTTTTTCTTTCCGCCTCTTGGGATGATTGTAGGTCCATTGGCGGGGGCATTTGTGGGAGAGCTCATTGGCGGAAAAACCTCGGACCGGGCTTTTAGATCTGCTCTTGGTTCTTTTGCCGGATTATTTGTGAATATGGTGATGAAAGTAATCGCCAGTGGGGTGATGGGATATTATTTTGTGGTAAATGTATTCTAA
- a CDS encoding ZIP family metal transporter has translation MHQLIYILGISWLAGFSAFIGSGLAQIEDTPNTETKQELIYGIVALGGGILLAAVAYALTPKAIEELGITMLMLTFCLGGLVFCFLDAMITQKSGQKAQLMAMLLDFIPEAISLGAVFGQNRNLGILLGGFIAAQNLPEGFNSYREMKQSGLSSQKIQLALFAISFIGPVAACLGYFFLQDNHTLTAGIMSFASGGILYLVFQDIAPQAKMKHHWKPPLGAIIGFAIGMLGHKLLG, from the coding sequence ATGCATCAACTTATATACATTTTAGGCATCTCTTGGCTTGCTGGCTTTTCAGCCTTTATCGGCAGTGGCTTAGCTCAAATCGAAGATACGCCCAATACTGAAACCAAACAGGAACTTATCTATGGCATTGTTGCCCTTGGAGGAGGTATTTTACTGGCAGCTGTAGCGTATGCCCTTACCCCCAAAGCTATCGAAGAACTGGGAATAACAATGTTGATGTTAACATTTTGCCTGGGCGGATTGGTTTTTTGTTTTTTAGATGCGATGATCACCCAAAAAAGTGGTCAGAAGGCTCAACTCATGGCCATGCTCTTAGACTTCATTCCTGAAGCCATCTCATTAGGCGCCGTATTTGGACAAAACCGGAACCTGGGAATTTTATTAGGTGGGTTTATTGCAGCACAAAACCTTCCTGAGGGGTTTAACTCATACCGAGAAATGAAACAATCCGGGTTATCTTCCCAAAAAATCCAATTGGCATTATTTGCCATTAGCTTTATTGGTCCCGTTGCAGCATGTTTGGGGTATTTCTTCTTACAGGATAATCACACACTCACAGCCGGAATTATGAGTTTCGCATCGGGAGGTATTTTATACTTGGTCTTTCAGGATATTGCACCACAAGCGAAAATGAAGCATCACTGGAAACCACCTCTTGGAGCAATTATAGGATTTGCCATTGGTATGCTTGGCCACAAACTGCTTGGTTGA
- a CDS encoding class I SAM-dependent methyltransferase produces MPPKDRPERNEEFARYETHENDPHDEGYRDFLSQLFDPLNNLLEPKSKGLDFGSGPGPTLNLMLEEEGHQMRIYDSFYDDDESVFEETYDFITATEVVEHLFHPGKELERLWECLRPGGYLGIMTKIAKDDVDFFADWHYRLDITHVTFYTKDTFRWIANHWNASVKFPQDRVVIFQKSE; encoded by the coding sequence GTGCCGCCTAAAGACCGCCCCGAACGCAATGAAGAATTTGCGCGCTACGAAACCCACGAAAATGATCCCCATGATGAAGGGTACCGTGATTTTTTAAGCCAGTTGTTCGATCCGCTAAACAATCTACTGGAACCAAAAAGTAAGGGGCTTGATTTCGGCTCTGGCCCGGGCCCTACACTTAACCTAATGTTGGAAGAGGAAGGTCACCAAATGCGCATCTATGATTCGTTTTATGATGACGACGAATCTGTTTTTGAAGAAACGTATGATTTTATCACAGCAACAGAAGTAGTCGAGCACCTTTTCCATCCCGGCAAAGAGCTTGAGCGTCTATGGGAATGTCTGCGACCTGGTGGATATTTGGGTATCATGACCAAAATCGCAAAAGACGATGTTGACTTCTTTGCAGATTGGCATTATCGACTGGATATCACCCACGTTACATTTTATACCAAAGATACTTTTCGGTGGATAGCCAATCATTGGAATGCTTCGGTGAAGTTTCCCCAAGACCGGGTCGTCATTTTTCAAAAGTCTGAGTAA
- a CDS encoding GyrI-like domain-containing protein, translated as MEIIDTKGFTVIGIKVQAKWDDLHEKMPKVWQEFRKRLEEVSERKNDIMMDISLDESDGVYTQLIGVEVEGDTEIPDGMTKIIIPSQKYVYYEHEGDVSKIAESFGKMYDWAEQQNIDVGDFKIDVGYRRDSSDRAHELYVKVV; from the coding sequence ATGGAGATTATTGATACGAAAGGTTTTACCGTAATAGGTATAAAAGTACAGGCCAAATGGGATGATTTGCATGAAAAAATGCCCAAGGTCTGGCAAGAATTTAGAAAAAGATTGGAGGAGGTATCGGAACGGAAGAATGATATTATGATGGATATATCACTGGATGAGTCTGACGGGGTCTATACCCAGTTGATAGGAGTTGAAGTGGAAGGGGATACGGAAATACCGGATGGGATGACCAAAATAATTATTCCATCACAGAAGTATGTGTACTATGAGCATGAGGGGGACGTATCAAAAATTGCTGAGTCTTTTGGCAAGATGTATGATTGGGCCGAGCAGCAGAATATCGATGTTGGTGACTTTAAAATTGATGTTGGGTATCGGAGAGATAGCTCAGATCGGGCGCATGAGTTGTATGTAAAAGTGGTGTAA